CATGGGTACACCTTTTTTAGAGGTCTTTACAGACCTGCCCTCTCCTAAAATTCCACAATACAAATATTCTATAAGATTATTCGTCGTGGGTAAAGTTTTATTAAAACTTTAAGAAGATGGTGGGCCCGGGAAGACTTGAACTTCCGACCCCACGCTTATCAAGCGTGTGCTCTAACCAACTGAGCTACGAGCCCTTTTTAGGTGTGCCCCATCAAGGGAACAGCAGCCCCAGATGATTAATTTGGCTGATCCTATTCAAGGAAAAAAGAGATAGGCGGGCAACAGCATTTGCGACTTTCATAAGAAAGGCACCAGATAACATCCTTAGAAAGGAGGTGATCCAGCCGCAGGTTCCCCTACGGCTACCTTGTTACGACTTAGTCCCAGTCGCTGACCCTACCGTGGTCGCCTGCCTCCTTGCGGTTAGCGTAGCGCCTTCAGGTAGAACCAACTCCCATGACTTGACGGGCGGTGTGTACAAGACCCGGGAACGTATTCACCGCAACATGCTGATTTGCGATTACTAGCGATTCCAACTTCATGCTCTCGAGTTGCAGAGAACAATCCGAACTGAGACAACTTTTTGAGATTAGCGCCTCCTCGCGGAGTGGCTGCTCACTGTAGTTGCCATTGTAGCACGTTTGTAGCCCCACACGTAAGGGCCATGATGACTTGACGTCATCCCCACCTTCCTCCGGCTTGACACCGGCAGTCTCGTACGAGTGCCCAACTGAATGATGGCAACATACGACAAGGGTTGCGCTCGTTGCTGGACTTAACCAAACATCTCACGACACGAGCTGACGACAGCCATGCAGCACCTGTATCCTCCCCGGCCGAACCGAAAACCATCATCTCTGATAGTCCTAAGAGGTATGTCAAGTGTGGGTAAGGTTCTTCGCGTTGCTTCGAATTAAACAACATGCTCCACCGCTTGTGCGGGTCCCCGTCAATTCCTTTGAGTTTTAACCTTGCGGCCGTACTCCCCAGGCGGTGTGCTTAATGCTTTCGCTGCGTCACCGAGGTCTTAAACCCCGACAACTAGCACACATCGTTTACGGCGTGGACTACCAGGGTATCTAATCCTGTTTGCTCCCCACGCTTTCGTGCCTGAGCGTCAATACCGGTCCAGTTAGTCGCCTTCGCCACTGGTGTTCCTCCGAATATCTGCGAATTTCACCTCTACACTCGGAATTCCACTAACCTCTACCGGATTCTAGATATGGAGTTTCAAAAGCAATTCCAGAGTTGAGCTCTGGGATTTCACTCCTGACTTTCATATCCGCCTGCGCACGCTTTAAGCCCAGTGATTCCGAACAACGCTTGCCCCATTCGTATTACCGCGGCTGCTGGCACGAATTTAGCCGGGGCTTCTTCTGTCGCTACCGTCATTATCTTCACGACTGAAAGAGCTTTACAACCCGAAGGCCTTCTTCACTCACGCGGCATGGCTGCGTCAGGGTTTCCCCCATTGCGCAATATTCCTCACTGCTGCCTCCCGTAGGAGTCTGGACCGTGTCTCAGTTCCAGTGTGGCTGATCATCCTCTCAGACCAGCTACTGATCGTAGGCTTGGTGAGCCGTTACCTCACCAACTACCTAATCAGACGCGGGCCAATCCTTGAGCGATAAATCTTTGGACCGAAGTCATTATAAGGTATTAGTGTCCGTTTCCAGACATTATTCCTTACTCAAGGGTATGTTCCCACGTGTTACGCACCCGTGCGCCACTAATGTATTGCTACATCCGTTCGACTTGCATGTGTTAGGCCTGCCGCCAGCGTTCGTTCTGAGCCAGGATCAAACTCTCATGTTTGAATCCATCAAAACGCTCAAAATTGAATTTTTGGGTTTTGAAGCTAAATGCTTCAAAGACTTTGCTTGCTGCATCATGATACATCTCTTTCGATTTGCACCACGATATTAATATATTTGTAACTTGCGTTACAAATGTGCGTCAAAAGATACACTCAGCAGTCAGAGTCTTTTTTGTACAATGCATCCAATGCAATGCAAACACTGCTGCCTGCGTATCTCTTCTTTCCCTGTTCACGATGTACAAGAACCCAAGACCCCCACATAAACACGAATAAGGGCCTTAAAAAAGGCTGGCAAAAACCCAACCTGATTTTTTGATGATGACTGACTATAATCCGAAGATTTGCTCCAGTCAAATCCGCACTAAAGATTCAGTGCAAATGACCTCTTTTTGGGTCGCTCCCGTCAGAGGTGAGTGGGTTTATACAGCGCACCCCTACCCATGTCAAACATGTTTTTGACTTTTTTCACTTTTTTTTAAATATATTCCTCTTTTCTAGAAAACCTCTAAAAATCTGGCTGTTTATGGCCCTTGACAGCCGCAGCATAGCCTCTTGCTTTTATAAAAAGTTGGGATCATGATAATTATAATGGCGCAAGATCACGGCTCGTGCCCGACAAAAACTGAAAATCCCTTTTAGATTGCGGTTGGGAGATTGACGATTACTGGCCCTGATTCGATAACCCTGATTCTCTTTAAAATCGTCGGAGGCGTTGCGCTGCTTCTCTGGGGAACCCGCATGGTCAAGCTGGGGTTCACCCGGGCCTACGCGACCTCCCTGCGTCAGGTGATCGCAAAAAACACCCAGAATCGATTCACCGCCTTCCTTTCGGGCCTCGGGGTTACCGCGGTGCTGCAAAGCTCCACGGCCACGGCTCTCGTCCTTGCCTCCTTCGCTTCGAAGGGGATGATCGGCACGGCGGCGGGTCTCGCGGTCATGATCGGCGCGGATGTCAGCACGACCCTCGTGGCGCAGGTTCTGACCTTCGACCTCTCCTGGCTGATGCCCGCCTTCCTGATCTGCGGTGTCACCTTGCACCATTTCTATGAGCATGGCGGCCGCAACAAACACCTCGCCCGCGCCCTGATCGGTCTGGGCCTGATTCTGCTGTCCCTCAGCACCATCAAGCAGACCGCTCTGCCCCTCGGCCAGTCCGAGACGCTGCCGATGATTCTGGGGCCGCTCGAAAAGGAGCCGATGCTGGCCCTCATCGTGGCCGCCCTCCTGACCTGGTTGCTGCATTCCAGTCTGGCCTCCGTCCTCATTATTTCCTCGCTGGCCGGCAGCGGGATCATCAGCCTCAAACTGGGAATGCTTCTCGTTCTGGGCTCCAATCTTGGCGGCTCGATCATTCCCCTGGCCATGACTTTCAACATGGGAATAGCCGCACGCCGGATCACCTCCGGCAATACGATCATGCGGATCACCACGGTCCTCCTGATGGTGCCTTTTGTCCCTCTGGTGTCTGAGCTTTTGGGCGACCTGCCCTCCACAACCAGCCGGGAAGTCGTTCACTTCCATATGTTTTTCAACCTCGTTCTGGCCGCCCTCTTCCTGCCTGTGGTCCCGTATCTGGCGATCCTCTGCGAAAAGATGAACAAGGAAAGCGACAAGGCGCCTGACCCGTCCACCCCCCAATACCTGAACGATGCTGACCTCAACTCGCCGACCATCGCCCTCGCCGCCGCCGCCCGCGAAACCTTGCGGATGGCGGAAATCGTCGAGGAAATGTTCATCGACCTCATGCGGGCGCTCAAAAAGGACAATGAGAAACTGCTCGAACAAATTCACGAACGCGACAACGTGGTGGATGCGCTGCACAATGAAATCAAACTCTACCTGACCCGGGTCAACGAGGAAGCCCTCGATCCCAAGGAATCCGACCGCCTGCTGCAGATTTTGGGCTTTTCAACGAATCTGGAACATATCGGCGACATCATCGACAACAGCCTGATCGACATTGTTAAAAGCAAGATCAACAAACAGCACCGCTTCTCCGAGGAGGGCTTTCGGGAAATTACCGCCTTCCATCAGGCCATCCTGAACAACATGAAGCTCGCCCAAACCATCTTCATTTCCGAAGATCCTAAACTGGCGCGCCAGCTGGTCGAAGGCAAGAAAACCGTGCGCGAGGCCGAAAAGAAAAGCACCGAGCAGCATATCAAGCGCCTGCGAAGCCGTTTGGCCGACACGATGTCCACCAGCGCTCTGCACACCGACATTATCCGCGATTTCCGCCGCATCAACAGCCATATTACAACGGTCGCCTACTCCATTATCGATACGGCCGAGCAATACAAGGACAAACGCCGACCGGAAACCCCGGAGGAAACCCCGGCCTCCGCATAGACCAACATTTTTCCGTAAGAACACGTTAACAAGCGTCCTTTTACAGGGTATAATGTGCTGCATCTTTGGGCAACTTTCGCCCGGCTTTCGAAAAACATGTCTCGACCGTTAACACTCGCTGTTGCCCTGTCGCTCCTGTTCTCCTCTGCCCTTGCAACCCAGGCGCAGGACACGGGCCTGCCCGAACCCTTCTCCCCGTGGCTGGAAAACAAGCCCTACCCGGAGGAATACAAACGCGCCTACCTGTCCGAAGAGGGAGAGGAAACCGGAAGGATTCTTCCGACCCCCAGAGACAGCGCGGACAAACAAACCCTTCAGGAGTTTGAGCCGGACCTGAGGCCAAAGGACGAGCGGCAGAGTGATAGCGCACAAGCCGAACCCGCCCCGTCACCTCTTGAAAACCTTTACTCTCGACGGGCCGGACAGCCTTTGCGCCAGTTCGGCTACGATCTGTTCAACACCGGAAGCGAAAGCCTGAAAACAGAAGAATCAAATGCGCCTCCCCTCGGCGCAGTGCAGGATGATTTCGTTCTGGGCACGGGCGATGAGCTTCAAATCACCTTTTCAGGACAGCGGACCGACCAGCAGACCTACAAAATCAACACCGAAGGCATGATTCTCATTAAGGATCTGGCGCCTGTACCCGCTGCGGGCCGCACCATCGGCGAAGTACGCGAAGTCATAACAAACGCCGTCTCAACCCTGCCCAACACCCAGGCCTACATTTCCTTGTCGTCTGTGCGTCAGGTCGGCGTGCTGGTGGTCGGCCATATCAATAAACCCGGCCGCAAAAACCTCACCGTGTTTCACACGGTGCTGGACGCCCTCGGCGCCGGCGGCGGCATCCAGAAGACCGGCTCGCTACGGAAAATCAAGCTGGTCCGGCAGGGACGCAGCCGCCAGATTGATATTTACGATCTTCTCCTGCATGGCGGCATCATGACCGATATGCGCCTGCAGGACGGCGACCGCATCATCGTTCCTCCCATCGGTCCGACCGTAGCCGTTGCCGGAGACGTCAACCGCCCCGCAATCTACGAAATCCGCCCCGGATACACGCAGCACGGCAAACAAAGCGAAAATCTGAGCCTCGAAGATATGTTGAATCTTGCGGGCGGCATTCTCGTCCCCGGCCAGAATCGCTTCATGCGGCTGGACCTCGATCGTCAGGGCCGGGAGAATGTCACGGAGATCGAAAATGCAGAGGCACGGCAATTCGGACACGGCGCCATCCTGCAGGTCTTGAAAAGCGAGGAACGCCGCAGCGGCATGGTCGAACTCGCCGGACACGTCCGCAAACCCGGCCTGCATGACCTGACCCACAATCGCACCCTCTCCGCCCTGCTGGATTCGCCCGATGTTCTGGGCCGGGACATCTACCCCCTGCTCGGAGTCATCGAACGCCGGGATCAGGAGCAGCTGGCAACGCAGCATTTTGAATTTTCGGTTCGTTCCGTTTTAAATAAAAAAGATGATTTTAATCTGAAGGAAGACGACAAAATTATCCTGTTTTCTAAAACCGATATTTATAAATTAAATCAAGATAATAAAAGCGATCTTCTTCGCAGCGAAAATACGGATTATCCACACGCTGCGCTCACGCAATCCATAGGTTTTTCCCCGGACGATACAGCGCTACGCTCATTCCTGAAAGAGCATGGCGTAAATGTGCAGGGTGCCGTGCGTACGCCCGCCATTTACCCCGTAGCCGAAGGCGTAACCCTCGATCAGCTTCTCGCGGTTTCCGGCGGCTTGACGATGGATGCCGACAGCAGGGATATCGAAATCACAAACGCATTATCAGTGCATGAGACGGATCAGCGGCCGCAGCGGCGAAACTACGATCTCGATGAAACGCCGGCGGAAACCATCCCGGTCCGTCCCGGAGACTCCATCCGCATCAAGGAACTCAGCCGCAAAACCGAGGAGCGCACGGTTCTGATTCGCGGCGAAGTCCGCAACCCCGGCCCCTATGATATTCTCCCCAATGACCGCATCTCCGATCTGATCGAACGCGCCGGAGGATTAACCGATCAGGCCTATCCCGAAGGCGCCGTGTTCAGCCGTGATTCCCAGCGCCGTGCAGAAAAAAGCCGCTTCCGCTCCGCCGCGCAGGACATGAAACGCTCCCTTGCCGCCGCCGTGCAGCAGGATAAGGACGCCCCCGACGCCGGACAGATTCAAATGGCCCGCGAACTGGCCGAAGAACTGGAAACCATAGAACCGCTGGGCCGGATCACCGTAGAGGCCGACCCCGACATTCTGGCCGTCAAGCCGGACCTCGATATGCTGCTCGAGGCCGGAGATCGCCTCTATATCCCCAAGCGCCCGCTCACCGTGCGCGTGGACGGCGAAGTCCTCTCCCCCGCCAGCCTCCAGTTCCGCAAGGATAAAGACCCGAAGGATTACATCCGCGAGGCAGGCGGCTTCACCTACCACGCCGACAAGGGCCGCGCCTTCGTCATCTACCCGGACGGCAGCGCCCAGCCGCTGAAAGCAGGGCTTTGGAACCACGACGCGGTCATGATCCCGCCCGGCTCCACCATCGTCGTCCCCCGCGACCCCAAACCCTTTGATTTCATCGAAAGCGCAAGAGACGTCAGCCAGATTTTAAGCAACCTTGCCATTACCTCGATATTCATTGATGATATCCGCGACTAAATGGAAATGAGCGTAAAATGACGATTAAACCCTCCTCCGGCCCTTTATTCAGCATTGTCACGGTCTCGAAAAACAACCTCGACGGTCTGCGCCGCACCCACGCCGCGCTGGAGGCCCAGACCTTCAAGGATTTTGAATGGATCGTCGCCGATGGCGCCTCGGAGGACGGCACGAAGGACTTTCTGAAAACCGTCAAGGCGAAATGGACCTCCGAACCCGACGAAGGCCTGTTCGACGCCATGAACATGGGTCTCAAAAAGGCCACGGGGAAATATGTGCTTTTCCTGAACGCGGGCGACACGCTGGCCAAGCCCGACACACTGGAGAAAATCGTAAAGATCACGGCCAAGGAGCCGGACTTTATCTACGGCGACTCCCTTGAAACCGGAAAGGATGCCGAAAAACCATTCTATAAAACCGCAGGCCGCTACCGCGATTTGCCGAGCGGGATGTTCACGCATCATCAGGCCATGTTCTATCGCCTCGACAAAATCCGCGAGGAAAAACTCTGGTACAGCGTCATCTACGACATCGCCGCCGACTATGAATTCACGGCAAGGTTCCTCACGAACGCGAAAAAAATCGTCTACGCCCCCCTGCCCGTCTGCCTCTTCGAAAGCGGCGGGATATCGCAACAGAAAGCCAGCGAAGGCCGCCGCGAGGAATTTATCATCCGCGAAAAACTAAAGCTGGTAAGCCTCCCGCACAATGTCTTCATCTACGCCACCCAGACTCTGGCCTGGCACGTCCGAAAAATGTTCCCGCAGCTTTACGAAAGCCTGAAGGGCAAAAAGCGTGGTGGTGAGGAAGAAACGATTGAGAAGGAATCAAAAAAATCCGCCACAACAACAAAACCTAACGGCTCAACCTGACCACCGCATCCGCATACCGTGCCCGGCTGCGCGCAAACGAAAGCCCCGCCGCGCCGTCCAGAAACCCGAGCTTGAAGATATAGCTGTAAAAAAACATCACCGCCCCGCGCAAACGGGAGCGCCGCAGGAACCGCTTCGCCGCCTCCCGCCACGGGACGGGGTCACGCGGCCACGCCCCGCGCCGGGTCATCTCAGCTTCCCACCGCGCATAGCGCTCATGCCGCTCGCTCCACCGCCCCTCATCCTCATAGGCATGATGCAGAAGCGGCTCATGAACCGATTCAATCCTATAGCCGTCCATTCCGGGCGCGAGGACAGGCTGGTAATGCCCCTCGATCTCTCCCATGCCGGGAATATCAAGATCATCGACAATCGGAAAACACATCCGCTCCCGGTGAAGAAGGCAGAGCTTGTTGTTCATCATGCCGTGCCGCAAAATCCGCCCGTTCCAAACGTAACGCCCGCGCACGAAAAATCCCGCGCAGTTATCCGCCCGCCCGCTCTCGAACAGCCGCCGGATTTCAGCAACCAGCGCCTCCGTCACGATCTCATCCGCATCGACGAAGAAAATCCACGGCGACAGGGTTTCGAGATGCTCAAGACACCACTGCCGCTTCTTGGGATACCGCCCGTCCCAGCAGTAGGAAACAACCCGCGCCCCCGCCGCCGCCGCGATGGCCCCCGTGCCGTCCGCGCTATCGGAATCCACGACGATAACCTCGCCGAAAGCCGCAAGCGCCTGCAGACAACGCCCGATGCGCGGCTCTTCGTTCTTGGTGGTAATCATCACGGAAACGGGGATGCGCTCATTCATGCAGATAAAAAATCCCGTAAATCACAAACCCCAGAAAAAACCCGATCAGGATAAAGGCCGGAAACACGAACCGCGGGTCCGGCCACTCGGGTTTGATCCCCGAAGACGCAGGCTCGACGATCGAGGCCGCATAAGGCTGGTCCATGGACACCAGCATCTTCAGCCGCTCCTGTTCCATCAGAAGATCCGCCAGCGCCCGTCGATGCTCGGGATTCACGGTCTGGCTCAGCGACTCATGCAGGTAGGCAATCCGCTCTTGCGTCTCCAGCCGGAGGGTCTGCCGGATCAGCGTATCGGTGATCTGATGCACCCGCTCGATCAGATACGCCGCGAAATTCCGGTCGGGATGCAGATAAACAAGCTTCCGCAGAGGCGTATTCCCCACAGGCTCAAGCCGAACCGACCGCGTTAGATAGCGCGAGAGCTTCTCCGGTGTCCAGGAGACTTCCGGCGCCAGAAAATCGAACGTCTGATCGAGAATAAGCCCGCGCGCGATCTTTTCATCCTCCAGCAGAAGCCCGGCCACCGACGGTGCGTTGAACTTGTTCTCGAATTTCATGAAATTGGGATAATTCTGGACGCTCTGGCTCTGCCACAGCATCCGGTCCGGCAACATCGGAAGCTGAAATCCGCTCTGCCCGATGGGAGAGGCGGGCGCAAGAATCATCTCCGCCCGGTAATAGGGCCGCGCCAGAGTGACGAACGTAAACGCAACGGCAAACCCCGCAAACCCCGTCACCAGCATCGCAATCCGCGCCGCCCAGAGATCGCGCAAAACATCGAACAGGGTTTTTTCTGTTCGGACTGTAGCGGGGTTTTCACTCATCACGGCGGTAACTCAAAAAATCACTCGGGCTTTCGCAAATCCTCCTGCACGGAATCCCATGCCCGCTCCATCCACGCGTCAATCGAGCCGGACGGCGTAAATATCTCGCGGGCGCGGGCGGCCCCTCCGTGCGCGGCAAACCATTCCTCTCCGCTCATGCGGTACGACCGGACCGCATCGGCCAGCGCCTGCGAATTCCCCTGCGGAACGATCTTTCCGGCCTGAAAATCCTTGATGACCTTGGCCGTTTCCGACTGTACCGGCCCCATGAAGATGCAGGGCCGCGCCACCGCCAGAGCGGTATAAAGTTTGCTCGGCACGACAAACCCCGCTGCCTCCTCTTTCATCGAAACAAGATGAATATCCCCGCTCTCCATGACTTCGCGCAGACGCTCAGCCGGCTGAAAAGGCAGCAGACGGATATTCTCCAACCCGCGCCTGGTGCGCTCTTTGGCGATATAATCGAATTTCTCCCCGTCCCCGACGAAGACGAATTCGACGTCCGTCAATTCCTCCTCAAGAATTTCCGCCGCATCGAGGATAGCCTCGATAGGATGCGCCAGACCGATATTCCCGGCATAAAGAACGCGGAATTTCTGTTTTTCTTTCAGCAACTCGTTGTAGGGCCGCGCCCCGTTCACGGTCGGCACCGTGAAGAACTGCCCATCCCCGTCATCAGGGACCGGAGCTTCAAGAATCTCGATATCCGGCCAGTTGGCAATCGTCGTAATCTGCTTCGGGTTCAACCCCTCATACGTCAGATGCTTGGCCATGCAGCGCCCCGTGACGATCACCTTATCACAGGATTGCATGGCCTTACGGCTTTGCGCCTTGAAGAAATTCATGAGAAATCCGGGCATTTTGATACCCAGCGCGGGCAGAACATCGGGATAAAGATCATGACACCAGTGGATATGACGGCTTTTCTTCACGGCGGCGACGATACGTCCAGCGACTACGACCAGCGGCGGATCGCTGAGCGTGACAACCAGATGCCGCCCCTTGATCCGCAAAGCCGTGAACAGCATCTTCATCCAGATCAGCAGATACGAAAGACTCCCGCGTGGACGCTCCGGCGCCT
The sequence above is drawn from the Alphaproteobacteria bacterium genome and encodes:
- a CDS encoding glycosyltransferase family 2 protein is translated as MNERIPVSVMITTKNEEPRIGRCLQALAAFGEVIVVDSDSADGTGAIAAAAGARVVSYCWDGRYPKKRQWCLEHLETLSPWIFFVDADEIVTEALVAEIRRLFESGRADNCAGFFVRGRYVWNGRILRHGMMNNKLCLLHRERMCFPIVDDLDIPGMGEIEGHYQPVLAPGMDGYRIESVHEPLLHHAYEDEGRWSERHERYARWEAEMTRRGAWPRDPVPWREAAKRFLRRSRLRGAVMFFYSYIFKLGFLDGAAGLSFARSRARYADAVVRLSR
- a CDS encoding Na/Pi cotransporter family protein, translating into MTITGPDSITLILFKIVGGVALLLWGTRMVKLGFTRAYATSLRQVIAKNTQNRFTAFLSGLGVTAVLQSSTATALVLASFASKGMIGTAAGLAVMIGADVSTTLVAQVLTFDLSWLMPAFLICGVTLHHFYEHGGRNKHLARALIGLGLILLSLSTIKQTALPLGQSETLPMILGPLEKEPMLALIVAALLTWLLHSSLASVLIISSLAGSGIISLKLGMLLVLGSNLGGSIIPLAMTFNMGIAARRITSGNTIMRITTVLLMVPFVPLVSELLGDLPSTTSREVVHFHMFFNLVLAALFLPVVPYLAILCEKMNKESDKAPDPSTPQYLNDADLNSPTIALAAAARETLRMAEIVEEMFIDLMRALKKDNEKLLEQIHERDNVVDALHNEIKLYLTRVNEEALDPKESDRLLQILGFSTNLEHIGDIIDNSLIDIVKSKINKQHRFSEEGFREITAFHQAILNNMKLAQTIFISEDPKLARQLVEGKKTVREAEKKSTEQHIKRLRSRLADTMSTSALHTDIIRDFRRINSHITTVAYSIIDTAEQYKDKRRPETPEETPASA
- a CDS encoding glycosyltransferase, whose amino-acid sequence is MTIKPSSGPLFSIVTVSKNNLDGLRRTHAALEAQTFKDFEWIVADGASEDGTKDFLKTVKAKWTSEPDEGLFDAMNMGLKKATGKYVLFLNAGDTLAKPDTLEKIVKITAKEPDFIYGDSLETGKDAEKPFYKTAGRYRDLPSGMFTHHQAMFYRLDKIREEKLWYSVIYDIAADYEFTARFLTNAKKIVYAPLPVCLFESGGISQQKASEGRREEFIIREKLKLVSLPHNVFIYATQTLAWHVRKMFPQLYESLKGKKRGGEEETIEKESKKSATTTKPNGST
- a CDS encoding SLBB domain-containing protein, with the protein product MSRPLTLAVALSLLFSSALATQAQDTGLPEPFSPWLENKPYPEEYKRAYLSEEGEETGRILPTPRDSADKQTLQEFEPDLRPKDERQSDSAQAEPAPSPLENLYSRRAGQPLRQFGYDLFNTGSESLKTEESNAPPLGAVQDDFVLGTGDELQITFSGQRTDQQTYKINTEGMILIKDLAPVPAAGRTIGEVREVITNAVSTLPNTQAYISLSSVRQVGVLVVGHINKPGRKNLTVFHTVLDALGAGGGIQKTGSLRKIKLVRQGRSRQIDIYDLLLHGGIMTDMRLQDGDRIIVPPIGPTVAVAGDVNRPAIYEIRPGYTQHGKQSENLSLEDMLNLAGGILVPGQNRFMRLDLDRQGRENVTEIENAEARQFGHGAILQVLKSEERRSGMVELAGHVRKPGLHDLTHNRTLSALLDSPDVLGRDIYPLLGVIERRDQEQLATQHFEFSVRSVLNKKDDFNLKEDDKIILFSKTDIYKLNQDNKSDLLRSENTDYPHAALTQSIGFSPDDTALRSFLKEHGVNVQGAVRTPAIYPVAEGVTLDQLLAVSGGLTMDADSRDIEITNALSVHETDQRPQRRNYDLDETPAETIPVRPGDSIRIKELSRKTEERTVLIRGEVRNPGPYDILPNDRISDLIERAGGLTDQAYPEGAVFSRDSQRRAEKSRFRSAAQDMKRSLAAAVQQDKDAPDAGQIQMARELAEELETIEPLGRITVEADPDILAVKPDLDMLLEAGDRLYIPKRPLTVRVDGEVLSPASLQFRKDKDPKDYIREAGGFTYHADKGRAFVIYPDGSAQPLKAGLWNHDAVMIPPGSTIVVPRDPKPFDFIESARDVSQILSNLAITSIFIDDIRD
- a CDS encoding glycosyltransferase family 4 protein, coding for MRRPTIVFMNRVYPPVRGATGRVLRDLAKSFAREGWHVTIITTGPKAVKERDGGIRIIRVKAPERPRGSLSYLLIWMKMLFTALRIKGRHLVVTLSDPPLVVVAGRIVAAVKKSRHIHWCHDLYPDVLPALGIKMPGFLMNFFKAQSRKAMQSCDKVIVTGRCMAKHLTYEGLNPKQITTIANWPDIEILEAPVPDDGDGQFFTVPTVNGARPYNELLKEKQKFRVLYAGNIGLAHPIEAILDAAEILEEELTDVEFVFVGDGEKFDYIAKERTRRGLENIRLLPFQPAERLREVMESGDIHLVSMKEEAAGFVVPSKLYTALAVARPCIFMGPVQSETAKVIKDFQAGKIVPQGNSQALADAVRSYRMSGEEWFAAHGGAARAREIFTPSGSIDAWMERAWDSVQEDLRKPE